Genomic DNA from Niabella ginsenosidivorans:
AACATAGGCTGGGAGCATCCTATATACCTGTTCAGAGTGATTTTGAAATTCGCATAAAACCGGAAACAACAATTGCACCCGAAGACCGCGACAGGATTATTATAAAAAGAACGGCCGGAAGTGCCACTACTATAAAAAAAGCTGTATGGTATGGGAACTGGATCACCGCACCCTTCAGGGATTTCGGAACCTATGAGGCATTTATTGATAAAACGCCACCAACAATAAATGATCCCGCTAACTTAAACCGTGCCTCCGGAATCGCATTCACTCCGCATGACAATTCCGGCATAGCCGGTTTCCGTGCAGAAGTAGACGGTAAATGGATCCGGTTTACAAATGACAAGGGAAAGACTTATCTTTACTCCTTTGATGAAAAAGTGCCGGCTGGCGAACATACGCTTAAGGTAACCGTTACAGATGTTGCGGGTAATAAAACGATAAAGAGCTGGAGCTTCAGGAGAGGAGCACCCTTTACGGAAAAAGAACCGGTGCAGCAGAAAAGTGGCGGAGCAAAGCGTAGTTTAAAGACAACCGGTAAACAAAGCAACCATAAAACAAGTACTTCTAAATCAAAAAACGGATCCAGGCATTCTGCCGGCAAAAAAGCTCCTGCAAAATCAGCCCACACAGGCAGCAAAAAGAAAAAGTAGGATGGATGAAACTCTTTAAACTATGGCAACTCATTTGAAAGAAGGAGATAAAGCTCCTGTATTTAGCGGTGTTGATCAGGATGGCAATAAAATAGCGCTGAAAGACTTTAAAGGTCAAAAAGTAGTACTCTATTTTTACCCGGAAGACGGAACGCCTACCTGCACCATCCAGGCCTGTAACCTGCGTGACCATTATGCCTTATTAAAAAAAGAAGGTCTGGTGGTCATTGGCGTCAGCCCGGATGAAGTGGCAAAACATAAAAAATTCGAACAAAAATTTTCACTACCCTTTCCGTTGATCGCAGATCCCAAACACACCATCATTGACAAATACGGAGTATGGGGGGAGAAGAAGCTGTTTGGCCATAAATACATGGGGCTGCACCGCACCACCTTTGTTATTGATGAAAATGGCGTGATCAAAAAGATTTTCCTGAAGCCCAAAAGCGCCAAACATGCAGAGGAAATTATAAAAAGCCTGAATGAGGTATGATAAAAGGTATTCAGCTAAAGAGCTTTGTACCTTCATAAATTTCTTTTAACGGGATGGCTTCATTGATTGCGTTAATCAACAGGAGCGCTTCCGGTGTTTTATACTCCTCCAGTTCCCAATGCCCGGTAGCATTAATGCTAAAGGCTTCAATGTTTACGCTTTCCGAGTCTATGAGCAAATATTCCTTCAATGAAGGAATATCCCGGTAAAGCTTGAACTTGCCGCCGCGGTCATAGTTCCTGGTAGAAGGTGATAAAATTTCAATGAGTATTGCCGGTTCAATAATGGTATCCTCATCTTCAGGAGAAGGGATAAGGTCGTTACAGATAATGGAAATATCGGGATAAGTGAACAATGTGTTTTGAGGAATATGGATGCGCATATCACTGCCAAAAGGCTGACAGGGTTTGCCCCGAAGCCGCATAAATAAATGCCCCATCATATTTTTGAAAATAATGTTATGCCGGGTACCCGCTCCGGACATTGCAAAAATTTCCCCACGGTAATATTCATGCTTTTGCAAAGAAGCTTTTTCCATTTCCAGGTACTCTGCTACTGAATAGAATGCCTTTTGATAAAGCGGCGCGGGTTCGTTTACAATGTCTTCCATTTTTGCAATTTACAACTTTTCTTAAAGATGGCTTTTTATGTATTTTTGAGATGTGTGCCCTGCGTATGAACTATTTCCGCATAAAAGAGAACTCATTCCTTGCCCGGCTGGCCGCGGGTAAACTGAAATCAAAAACGGTAGCGATGGTCATTGGCCGTACGGTTCATTTATACGGAGCTACGAAAGCAGAATTCCTGGCCAATAAAAGCTGGATGCGGCATGAGCTGAAGCATGTGGAGCAATACCAGCAGTACGGAGTACTGAAGTTTTTATACAAATACCTGGTACAGACTGCAAAATACGGCTATTATAACTGCCCGATAGAAAAAGAGGCCCGGGCGGCAGAAAATGATCCATTTATTCTGGCCAGGTTTCAATTGCAAGACCGCCGGAAACGTTTGAAAAGCACTGATCTGTAAAAGATCATTCTTTAATTTTTGACTATTTTTCAATTGATACAGACCGGCATTATGGAACCAGCCAGCTCAGCGCCCCGTGCTCATAAAACGGTGCAGGCGCTCCTTCGAGCTGCAGTTTCCCATCCCGGGTCACACCAAGCACTTTTGCCTCAAAGACCATATCACCGTCAGCAAATTTGACTACCTCGCCTTTGCGAAACAGGAACCGGTTGTATTGTTCCAGGTTGTCAGCAGCATACTGGTCACAACCGGCATCTGGTTTTGCCAGCCCATGCAGGATGCTTTCAGCCAGCCCGGCAGCTAACTCTACGCAGTTATAAGACAAATCAGTAATCTGGTGCAATGAAACAGCCTTGTTCAGGTCGCCGGAAAAATGCGCCTGGTTAATATTCAGCCCTATTCCAATCACCGCCCATTTCCAGTTTTGTCCGCTCAGGATGTTTTCAATGAGGATTCCTCCTGCCTTTCTGTCTTGAAAATACAGATCGTTCGGCCATTTGATCCACCAGTTTCCCGGAGCTTTTTCATGCAGAAATTCCCGGGTTTTTACCGCTACCAATGCGCTTAGAGCAAACAAATCGGACAAAACCAGCGGTTTAGGTTCAATGATAAGGCTTAAATGAATGTTCTGCCCCGGTTCTGTTACCCATTTTTTGCCTCTTTGCCCCTTACCTGCCAGCTGTTCATGGGCAAAAATAGCCAGCCCGTGATATGCCAAACCTTCACGTATCTGCCCAAGGGCATAGTTATTGGTGCTATCAACCTGTGAAAGTTCAATTATAGCAGGAATTTGGCGATTATCTCCCTTATTTTGAATCAATATTCGCTATTTTTGAGCAAAGTAAAATAAGTTTACGGATTCGGCGTTTTTTAAAAACGCTATTCCTTTTAAATTAAAATATAAATTACTCTATTTGGAACCATTAGCATCGCTAACAAAACGTAAAATTTCAGGTGCAGCCCGGCTTACAAGAAATTCAAAGATCTTTAAGACCATTATTTCCGCCATTCATGAAAAAAAAGGTGAAAATATCATTTCCTTAGATCTCCGGCAGATACCAGAAGCCGTATCCGATTTTTTCATTATATGTGAAGCCTCTAACTCCCCGCAGATAAAATCAATTGCAGATAATGTTGAGTACCGGGTAAAACAGGAAACCGGCGAAAATGTATACCAGCGGGAAGGAATGCAAACCCTTCAATGGGTGCTGATGGATTTTGTGAATGTTGTAGTCCATATCCTATTACCAGAACAACGCAAATTCTATAATCTTGAAGAAATGTGGAGCGATGCTACCGCAAAAGAGCACAAAGAATAATATTTACAATTATATATAGATTAACAATAAACCTTTAAGCAGATTTTGCTTTATAGTATCATAATCAGAAAATATGCCTCAAAATAATTATAACAAGCAGGAAAAGCCGCGGAACAACCCGTTCTCTCCAAGAACAGGCAACGGAGGCGGCAATGAACCCAAAAAAGTGAAGTTTGGAAGCTATTGGGCATTTATCATCATACTGGCCATTATGCTGGGGCTGCAGTTCCTGAACCCTTTTGGTTCCAGCACTGCATCAACTACTTTTACTGACTTTAAGAGAATGGTGGAAAATGGTGATGTTCAGAAATATGTAGTCATTAATAACCGGAACATTGTTCGCGTATGGCTGAACAGGGACAGTATTCAGAAATACCCTGACCTGGCCAAGAACCTGCCTCCAAAATCGACCCTGGTAACCTCCAATGAACCACAATTGTATTTTAAAGTGACCAGCGGAGATAATTTCCAGGAGCAAATGTCGGACTTTTTCAAAGCGCACCCCGGTTTAAAACAGCCTTCCGCTGATGTGGATGAGGACAGTGATTTCCTGGGAAGATCCTTAAGCATTGTGCTGCCCATTCTGTTGTTCTTTGGTGCATGGCTGTTGCTGATGCGTAAAATGAGCGGCGGTGCCGGTGGTGGTGCAGGGCCCGGTGGTATCTTTAATATTGGTAAGTCAAAAGCAACTTTATTTGATAAAGGAACCCGCGTAAACATCACATTTGCAGATGTAGCAGGGCTTGATGAAGCAAAGGTGGAGGTAATGGAGATCGTTGATTTTCTTAGAAACCCTAAAAAATACACCAGCCTCGGCGGTAAAATTCCGAAAGGGGCATTGCTGGTTGGCCCTCCGGGAACCGGTAAAACCCTTTTGGCAAAGGCTATGGCAGGTGAAGCGCAGGTACCCTTTTTTAGCCTGAGCGGCTCTGATTTTGTGGAGATGTTTGTAGGTGTGGGAGCCAGCCGTGTAAGGGATTTGTTTAAACAGGCCCGTGAAAAAGCACCCTGTATCATCTTTATTGATGAAATTGATGCTATTGGCCGTGCCCGTGGTAAAAATGCCATGATGAGCAATGATGAGCGTGAAAGCACCCTGAACCAGATGCTGGTGGAAATGGACGGTTTTGGAACGGATACCGGAATTATTGTACTGGCAGCTACCAACCGTCCGGATGTGCTGGATTCAGCACTGTTGCGCCCGGGCCGGTTCGACCGGCAGATCTCTATAGATAAACCGGATCTGTCTGGCCGTGAAGCTATCTTTAAAGTTCATTTAAAAGATATTAAGACTTCAGAGTCGCTGGATATTCATAAACTGGCGGAGCAAACACCCGGTTTTGCCGGTGCTGATATTGCCAATGTTTGTAATGAGGCTGCATTGATAGCAGCCCGCAAAAATAAGAACGGGGTGGATATGCAGGATTTCCAGGATGCCGTTGACCGTGTGATAGGTGGGCTGGAAAAGAAAAACAAGATCATTTCCCCGGAAGAAAAGAAAATCATTGCTTACCACGAAGCCGGCCACGCTATTTGCGGGTGGTTTCTGGAGCATGCGTATCCGTTGCTGAAGGTAACAATTGTTCCAAGAGGTACCGCCGCATTGGGTTATGCACAGTACACTCCCAAAGAGCAGTACCTGTATAATACCGATCAGTTGTCGGATCAGATATGCATGACGCTGGGAGGCCGTGCCAGTGAAGAGATCTTCTTTGGAAAAATATCAACCGGTGCCCAAAATGACTTGCAACAGGTAACACGTACCGCTTACTCTATGGTAACTATTTATGGTATGAATGATAAAGTAGGGAACGTAAGCTTCTATGATCCGCACCAGGAAAATTCCTTTACCAAACCTTATAGCGAGGAAACATCCAAGCTCATTGACGAGGAAGTGCGGAGTCTTATTGAAAATTCCTATAAGCGTACACTGGAACTGTTAACAGAAAAAAAAGAGCAGGTGGCAAAGCTGGCAGAAGCGCTGCTGCAACGTGAGGTGCTGTTCCAGGCCGATGTGGAGGCCCTGATAGGGAAACGGCCTTACGAGGAAAAGAAACTGTTACAACCGGATCCTGCAACACCCACCGGAGAGATCTCTGCAGGAGTGCCGCCTTACGACAGTGATGTTACCAACCAATCTTTACCGGCATCACAACAGGAAACGGAAAGTCTTTAAAAAAGAAGTAAATTTTTTTATAAAGAGATACGTATTTTACGTATCTCTTTTTTTATCCGGTAA
This window encodes:
- the bcp gene encoding thioredoxin-dependent thiol peroxidase, with product MATHLKEGDKAPVFSGVDQDGNKIALKDFKGQKVVLYFYPEDGTPTCTIQACNLRDHYALLKKEGLVVIGVSPDEVAKHKKFEQKFSLPFPLIADPKHTIIDKYGVWGEKKLFGHKYMGLHRTTFVIDENGVIKKIFLKPKSAKHAEEIIKSLNEV
- a CDS encoding Uma2 family endonuclease, which encodes MEDIVNEPAPLYQKAFYSVAEYLEMEKASLQKHEYYRGEIFAMSGAGTRHNIIFKNMMGHLFMRLRGKPCQPFGSDMRIHIPQNTLFTYPDISIICNDLIPSPEDEDTIIEPAILIEILSPSTRNYDRGGKFKLYRDIPSLKEYLLIDSESVNIEAFSINATGHWELEEYKTPEALLLINAINEAIPLKEIYEGTKLFS
- a CDS encoding eCIS core domain-containing protein — protein: MNYFRIKENSFLARLAAGKLKSKTVAMVIGRTVHLYGATKAEFLANKSWMRHELKHVEQYQQYGVLKFLYKYLVQTAKYGYYNCPIEKEARAAENDPFILARFQLQDRRKRLKSTDL
- a CDS encoding biotin--[acetyl-CoA-carboxylase] ligase, with the translated sequence MIQNKGDNRQIPAIIELSQVDSTNNYALGQIREGLAYHGLAIFAHEQLAGKGQRGKKWVTEPGQNIHLSLIIEPKPLVLSDLFALSALVAVKTREFLHEKAPGNWWIKWPNDLYFQDRKAGGILIENILSGQNWKWAVIGIGLNINQAHFSGDLNKAVSLHQITDLSYNCVELAAGLAESILHGLAKPDAGCDQYAADNLEQYNRFLFRKGEVVKFADGDMVFEAKVLGVTRDGKLQLEGAPAPFYEHGALSWLVP
- the rsfS gene encoding ribosome silencing factor — its product is MEPLASLTKRKISGAARLTRNSKIFKTIISAIHEKKGENIISLDLRQIPEAVSDFFIICEASNSPQIKSIADNVEYRVKQETGENVYQREGMQTLQWVLMDFVNVVVHILLPEQRKFYNLEEMWSDATAKEHKE
- the ftsH gene encoding ATP-dependent zinc metalloprotease FtsH, producing the protein MPQNNYNKQEKPRNNPFSPRTGNGGGNEPKKVKFGSYWAFIIILAIMLGLQFLNPFGSSTASTTFTDFKRMVENGDVQKYVVINNRNIVRVWLNRDSIQKYPDLAKNLPPKSTLVTSNEPQLYFKVTSGDNFQEQMSDFFKAHPGLKQPSADVDEDSDFLGRSLSIVLPILLFFGAWLLLMRKMSGGAGGGAGPGGIFNIGKSKATLFDKGTRVNITFADVAGLDEAKVEVMEIVDFLRNPKKYTSLGGKIPKGALLVGPPGTGKTLLAKAMAGEAQVPFFSLSGSDFVEMFVGVGASRVRDLFKQAREKAPCIIFIDEIDAIGRARGKNAMMSNDERESTLNQMLVEMDGFGTDTGIIVLAATNRPDVLDSALLRPGRFDRQISIDKPDLSGREAIFKVHLKDIKTSESLDIHKLAEQTPGFAGADIANVCNEAALIAARKNKNGVDMQDFQDAVDRVIGGLEKKNKIISPEEKKIIAYHEAGHAICGWFLEHAYPLLKVTIVPRGTAALGYAQYTPKEQYLYNTDQLSDQICMTLGGRASEEIFFGKISTGAQNDLQQVTRTAYSMVTIYGMNDKVGNVSFYDPHQENSFTKPYSEETSKLIDEEVRSLIENSYKRTLELLTEKKEQVAKLAEALLQREVLFQADVEALIGKRPYEEKKLLQPDPATPTGEISAGVPPYDSDVTNQSLPASQQETESL